AAACCAGCAAAATGAGTGAAATAGCAAACAAAATCTACCtatgaaaatatgtcaccctAAGGTAAATTGTGTGCCACATGTTGTTCTCTGTCATTGTGAATATCATGACAAAAGCCATAAAATGGACCCCCAAATTGACAGGGTGTATAAAGCagcaaaggccacctctgtaaaTGGCCGAAATTTTGATCCTCAATGGGGCTACGTTGTATAACTGATTGAGTGTACACAATGGCACTGCATCATTatgaaattaatgtttagcTTAACATAATTTTATGAGAGTATAAGGTATTTAGCCATCACTTACCCAGCAGACCATGAGCCGATTCGCGAATATTAAGTCCACGAGCAATCACAAAGTGAATCATACTAACATTGACCACAATATCGGGCTCTCCCAGTTCAGGGTAACCCCTCAACTCTGTCTGCTCACAAAACACCCACATCACCAAATCAAGGTCTTGACAATTAGGGGCAGAGATTCGAACACGATTCCGATACATTCTCACAGATATTCCAGCACTTGTGTAAGTCTCATCAAGCACAGATCCATCGATTGATGCTTGACAGTTTCCAACACGGACTAAAATGTTTCGATAAATCCCGTCAAGTCCGGCTGCTCGAACCGTTATCTCATCAATGATATTGGAACTGAGTTGTGGATTTGCTCGCTGGTAATGTGCATTCACACTAATACAGGAGTCGGACACGAGGTTAAAGTATTCGTCTGCTTGACCATAGATTTCAAAGCAAAGGTTGATAATTTTATTTTCTCCGAGATTGATATTGTTCTGTAGTGCACTGGTGTTGGTGAGGTAGAGTGGTACGGTCATCAGTGGATCTCCAATTACAGAGTCATTTACTCGACGAATATTTAAAACTGCATGAGGGAGAAGAAACATAAATCAACCTGTAACTGAGAGTATGAACAGTGACCAGCCTAAGACAACTGATTATATCAAGTGCCCGCCCTTGTCACAAGGCCGATTATtttctagctataatttaaCGCTAGCAGGAGTGTATTAAGACATAGATAAACAgtaggagggattggaaacaaaaatgtttgcgtgaaacactccgcggtatagggtgtggctaaaactacaaaggattatttttatagtcagcatgctcattacctgagtgtcttgactgctctacaatgtgctgtgcatagaaacagtgaaaaagttaatgttgatttttcaagtaaagagaatctagctataaaaagtcgactaagccactcagccactatcactaaacaaataaatgctgtAAAAGAAGGGATAGCCCTTACTAGTCGTGGGAgatcaaggcccgtggtgtgtctaaaagtatactaaaagtgtgctaaagcagtttgaaggactattctgcaaacgtttatgaacagtacagccaTATAATATCCTGTACTGTAATACACTgatgtccacacacacacacacacacgcccacacatacacacgcccATGGCTTAATGAATTGTGCGCTTTGTTTACACGCCTTTGTTAATCAAAAATGTGGAAAATGCAAGACAGTAATGAAGCATGCCCTAAGTATTGTTTTAAATACAGGTACAAGTAAATTAGAGTgtcctgtataattaattattgaagATGCATGTACTGCATTCAATTTAAGCTTGAGTATACACCCCCACTACATTTTCACAGCTAAAAACGTCAGACATGGGAAGCACTCACCAAAAACACTGAAGTACGCAGGAGAACTCCGCTGAAATTTGACTCCAGAAACAAAATTTCCCTGTTCTATTCGACAAACCATACGATAGTTATCAGTTAGATCTGACGCCAGAATCACCGTTGTAGACTCATTGAACTGATCAATGTTTGTGAAGATTCCTATAGCCCGAAAATCTGCAATTCTTCTATCTCCTCTGACTTGAATGTCGTTGAATTCCCACACAATTTTCCCGTTTCCACGGCAAACAACACTCACGTTGAAGCCTTTGGGCGCGCTAATGTTTTGAGGGGCctcatataataatattatatcaaaAACCTCTGTAGTGGAGAGTTGCTAGCGGTCAGTAAACAGTGAGTAAGTTGTAGAGTCTATACCTGCCgtatttatatacatgcatgcacaatagcaTACAAAAGTTGTGTTATTTATATtcttagactacattacatcatctgtaattgatctgattggctaaaaacagtagattacatgAAAGCATAATCTACAGGAAGGTagttattctacaggaaatgggcgcatattctacaggaagtggacacatattctacaggaaatggacgtatattctacaggaagtgacaaataatttgcaggaagttctcaaaagttggaatgaaatttttagtgaaagtgacaagaagatgacaaaaacattataaaaaacacagaatgcaatagttttttcagtcaatatccattctttccatgtccactgttgctttgtattgctttttccaattgggcatgggcaggggggccaggaagcatcaaaaacactttagtagtcgcttgacactttctattgaggttccatgccggtccagtctgctctataccccctccactccaccacagtgcttcattcttcttcttgtagtgttgcagagtcagttctagcatagttctATGTTCTTTTTACgtgtctgttctttccagtatcttcaggaagcgtttcacaagctttactaagttttactgtagtttttcgttgttttgaagccgtcttcttgtctttttctgtcaactggtgtctctcacagctccAGCTTgtccagctcgcacaaattcaatttctgttgctacgcaccaaacctggctttttataaccacgccttgcgcatgcgcaatgaagtccaagttagatagaccacacccactcgtagaatatgTGTCTTAGTAACcgccttggttacggttagattccctcggctttacgcctcgggctaaccgcaaccgcggaggttacatagacgcatattctactcttaggtgtagtctatcctatacataGAGCT
This is a stretch of genomic DNA from Halichondria panicea chromosome 1, odHalPani1.1, whole genome shotgun sequence. It encodes these proteins:
- the LOC135344731 gene encoding uncharacterized protein LOC135344731; translated protein: MISRLLFVWGVSFLLVQGQTEVFDIILLYEAPQNISAPKGFNVSVVCRGNGKIVWEFNDIQVRGDRRIADFRAIGIFTNIDQFNESTTVILASDLTDNYRMVCRIEQGNFVSGVKFQRSSPAYFSVFAHCRAVKTLSFKYSSSK